Proteins from a genomic interval of Acinonyx jubatus isolate Ajub_Pintada_27869175 chromosome B4, VMU_Ajub_asm_v1.0, whole genome shotgun sequence:
- the LOC106986430 gene encoding keratin, type II cytoskeletal 2 oral-like yields the protein MNRQVCKKSFSGGSQGFSGRSAVVSGSSRMSCVARSGGASGGACGFRGGAGGFGSRSLYSLGGNKSISISVAGGSRAGGFGGGRSSCGSGFGGGYGGGFGGGFGGGRGMGGGFGGAGGFGGAGGFGGAGGFGGAGGFGGPGGFGGPGGFGPGGFGGPGGFGPGGFPGGIQEVTVNQSLLQPLNVEIDPQIGQVKTQEKEQIKTLNNKFASFIDKVRFLEQQNKVLETKWNLLQQQTTGTGSGPNNLEPLFESYISFLRRQLDLVLGERGNLEGELKNMQDLVEDFKKKYEDEINKRNAAENEFVGLKKDVDAAYMNKVELQAKVDSLTDELNFLRTLYEMELSQMQSHVSDTSVVLSMDNNRCLDLDSIIAEVKAQYEEIAQRSKAEAEALYQTKLGELQTTAGRHGDDLKNTKSEIMELNRMIQRLRAEIENVKKQNANLQVAIAEAEQRGELALKDANAKLQELQAALQKAKDDLARLLRDYQELMNVKLALDMEIATYRKLLEGEECRMSGECQSAVCISVISNVTSTSSGSAGSHGGVSASSSGGYRGGSSSRGSSGGYGGLSGGSSGGYQSGSSGGRLSSGGSSSVRRSGIGSTSGGIQTSGGSSYKSGSGGSTSIRFSQTTSSSQHCSK from the exons ATGAACAGACAAGTCTGCAAGAAGTCCTTCAGTGGCGGCAGCCAGGGCTTCTCGGGTCGCTCTGCCGTGGTCTCAGGAAGCAGCAGGATGAGCTGTGTGGCCCGCTCGGGGGGAGCCAGCGGAGGGGCCTGCGGGTTCCGGGGTGGGGCGGGTGGCTTTGGCAGTCGCAGCCTCTACAGCCTGGGTGGCAACAAGAGCATCTCCATCAGCGTGGCCGGTGGCTCCCGGGCTGGTGGCTTTGGGGGAGGGCGTAGCAGCTGTGGCAGTGGCTTTGGGGGTGGCTATGGAGGTGGCTTTGGTGGTGGCTTTGGTGGTGGCAGAGGAATGGGAGGTGGCTTTGGAGGGGCTGGTGGCTTTGGAGGGGCTGGTGGCTTTGGTGGAGCTGGTGGCTTTGGAGGGGCTGGTGGCTTTGGTGGGCCTGGTGGCTTTGGTGGGCCCGGTGGCTTTGGGCCTGGTGGCTTTGGTGGGCCCGGTGGCTTTGGTCCTGGTGGCTTCCCTGGGGGAATCCAGGAAGTAACTGTGAACCAGAGCCTCCTGCAGCCCCTCAATGTGGAGATCGACCCCCAGATTGGGCAAGTAAAGACCCAGGAGAAGGAGCAGATCAAGACCCTCAACAACAAGTTCGCTTCCTTCATCGACAAG GTGCGGTTCCTGGAGCAGCAGAACAAGGTCCTGGAGACCAAGTGGAACCTGCTCCAGCAGCAGACCACAGGCACTGGCTCAGGCCCCAACAACCTGGAGCCTCTCTTTGAATCCTACATCAGTTTCCTACGCAGGCAGTTGGATTTGgttctgggggagagggggaaccTGGAAGGAGAGCTGAAGAACATGCAGGACCTCGTGGAGGACTTCAAAAAGAA ATATGAAGATGAGATCAACAAGCGCAATGCGGCTGAGAATGAGTTTGTGGGGCTCAAGAAG GATGTGGATGCCGCGTACATGAACAAGGTGGAGCTACAGGCCAAGGTGGACAGCCTGACAGATGAACTGAACTTCCTGAGGACCCTCTATGAGATg GAGCTGTCTCAGATGCAGAGTCACGTCAGTGACACGTCCGTGGTCCTGTCCATGGACAACAACCGCTGCCTGGACCTGGACAGCATCATCGCCGAGGTCAAGGCCCAGTATGAGGAAATTGCCCAGAGGAGCAAGGCAGAGGCTGAGGCTCTGTACCAGACCAAG CTTGGGGAGCTGCAGACCACGGCCGGCAGGCATGGAGATGACCTCAAGAACACTAAGAGTGAGATCATGGAGCTCAACAGGATGATCCAGAGGCTGCGGGCCGAGATCGAGAATGTTAAGAAGCAG AACGCCAACCTGCAGGTGGCCATCGCTGAAGCTGAGCAGCGTGGGGAGCTGGCCCTCAAGGACGCCAATGCAAAGCTCCAAGAGCTGCAGGCTGCCTTACAGAAGGCCAAAGATGACCTGGCCCGGCTGCTGCGGGACTACCAGGAGTTGATGAATGTGAAGCTGGCCCTAGACATGGAGATCGCCACCTACCGCAAGCTACTGGAGGGCGAGGAATGCAG gATGTCTGGAGAGTGTCAGAGTGCTGTGTGCATTT CGGTGATCAGCAATGTCACCAGCACCAGCAGCGGCTCTGCTGGAAGCCATGGAGGGGTCAGTGCCAGCAGCAGCGGTGGCTACAgaggcggcagcagcagcagaggtAGCAGTGGTGGCTATGGAGGGCTCAGTGGTGGCAGCAGCGGCGGCTACCAGAGTGGCAGCAGCGGGGGCAGGCTCAGCAGCGGAGGCAGCAGCTCTGTGAGACGAAGTGGAATTGGCTCCACCTCTGGTGGCATCCAGACCTCGGGAGGCAGCAGCTATAAGTCTGGCAGTGGAGGCAGCACCAGCATCCGCTTCTCCCAGACCACCAGCTCGAGCCAGCACTGCTCCAAGTGA
- the KRT3 gene encoding keratin, type II cytoskeletal 3, producing MSRQVSKTSGGGGQGFSGRSAVVSGSSRMSCVARSGGASGGACGFRGGAGGFGSRSLYSLGGNKSISISVASGSRAGGFGGGRSSCGSGFGGGYGGGFGGGRGMGGGFGGAGGFGGAGGFGGAGGFGGAGGFGGAGGFGGPSGFGGPGGFGGPGGFGPGGFLGGIQEVTVNQSLLQPLNVEIDPQIGQVKTQEREQIKTLNNKFASFIDKVRFLEQQNKVLETKWNLLQQQGTNSITGTSNLEPLFETYINNQRSYLDSILGERGRLDSELRNVQDLVEDFKKKYEDEINKRTAAENEFVTLKKDVDTAYMNKVELQAKVDALMDEINFLTTLYDMELSQMQSHVSDTSVVLSMDNNRSLDLDSIIAEVKAQYEDIAQRSKAEAEALYQTKLGELQTTAGRHGDDLKNTKSEISELNRMIQRLRAEIENVKKQNANLQVAITEAEQRGELALKDANAKLQELQAALQQAKDDLARLLKDYQELMNVKLALDVEIATYRKLLEGEECRMSGECQSAVSISVVSGGGAAGGYGGGYGGGFGGGFGRAGGGGGGSGSGSGFSFGGGSGSGSGIGIGSGSGIGGSGFGFGGGSGIGGSGFGFGGGSGGFGSGARCGVSGGGFSSGSSRGGSVKFSQSSQRFSR from the exons ATGAGCAGACAAGTCAGCAAGACATCTGGCGGCGGCGGCCAGGGCTTCTCGGGTCGCTCTGCCGTGGTCTCAGGAAGCAGCAGGATGAGCTGTGTGGCCCGCTCGGGGGGAGCCAGCGGAGGGGCCTGCGGGTTCCGGGGTGGGGCGGGTGGCTTTGGCAGTCGCAGCCTCTACAGCCTGGGTGGCAACAAGAGCATCTCCATCAGCGTGGCCAGTGGCTCCCGGGCTGGTGGCTTTGGGGGAGGGCGTAGCAGCTGTGGCAGTGGCTTTGGGGGTGGCTATGGAGGTGGCTTTGGTGGTGGCAGAGGAATGGGAGGTGGCTTTGGAGGGGCTGGTGGCTTTGGTGGAGCTGGTGGCTTTGGAGGGGCTGGTGGCTTTGGTGGAGCTGGTGGCTTTGGAGGGGCTGGTGGCTTTGGAGGGCCCAGTGGCTTTGGAGGACCTGGTGGCTTTGGTGGGCCCGGTGGCTTTGGTCCTGGTGGCTTCCTTGGGGGAATCCAGGAAGTGACTGTGAACCAGAGCCTCCTGCAGCCCCTCAATGTGGAGATCGACCCCCAGATTGGGCAAGTAAAGACCCAGGAGCGCGAGCAGATCAAGACCCTCAACAACAAGTTCGCCTCCTTCATCGACAAG GTGCGGTTCCTGGAGCAGCAGAACAAGGTCCTGGAGACCAAGTGGAACCTGCTCCAGCAGCAGGGCACAAATTCCATCACGGGCACCAGCAACCTGGAGCCCCTTTTTGAGACCTACATCAACAACCAGCGGAGCTACCTGGACAGCatcctgggggagaggggccgcCTGGACTCGGAGCTGAGGAATGTGCAGGACCTGGTGGAGGACTTTAAGAAGAA ATATGAGGATGAAATCAATAAACGTACAGCTGCTGAGAATGAATTTGTGACCCTGAAGAAG GATGTGGACACTGCCTACATGAACAAGGTGGAGCTTCAGGCCAAAGTAGATGCCTTAATGGATGAAATCAACTTCCTGACGACCCTCTATGACATG GAGCTGTCCCAGATGCAGAGCCACGTCAGCGACACCTCCGTGGTCCTGTCCATGGACAACAACCGCAGCCTGGACCTGGACAGCATCATCGCTGAGGTCAAGGCCCAGTATGAGGACATTGCCCAGAGGAGCAAGGCGGAGGCCGAGGCCCTGTACCAGACGAAG CTTGGGGAGCTGCAGACCACGGCCGGCAGGCATGGAGATGACCTGAAGAACACCAAGAGTGAGATCTCTGAGCTCAACAGAATGATCCAGAGGCTGCGGGCCGAGATTGAGAATGTTAAGAAGCAG AACGCCAACCTGCAGGTGGCCATCACCGAAGCTGAGCAGCGTGGGGAGCTGGCCCTCAAGGATGCCAATGCCAAGCTCCAAGAGCTACAGGCCGCCCTGCAGCAGGCCAAAGATGACCTGGCCCGGCTGCTGAAGGACTACCAGGAGCTGATGAACGTGAAGCTGGCCCTGGACGTGGAGATCGCCACCTACCGCAAGCTGCTGGAGGGCGAGGAGTGCAG GATGTCTGGAGAGTGCCAGAGCGCTGTGAGCATCT CGGTGGTCAGCGGCGGCGGCGCTGCAGGTGGTTACGGCGGCGGCTACGGCGGCGGCTTCGGCGGCGGCTTCGGCCGGGcaggcggcggaggcggcggcagcggcagcggcagcggcttCAGCTtcggcggcggcagcggcagcggcagcggcatcGGCatcggcagcggcagcggcatcGGCGGCAGCGGTTTCGGCTTCGGCGGCGGCAGCGGCATCGGCGGCAGCGGCTTCGGCTTCGGAGGCGGCAGCGGCGGCTTCGGCTCCGGAGCTCGCTGCGGGGTCAGTGGCGGAGGCTTCAGCTCGGGCAGCAGCCGGGGCGGCAGCGTCAAGTTCTCCCAGTCTTCGCAGCGCTTCTCCAGATAA